The region AAGTGGACACACGGCATCGACGTTCCGTTCTCGATTGGCGGCAGGGGCCCGCTCCCGGCTGGTTGCGCCGGATGGCGTACCTGGATATGTGATGCTGACGGTGATGAGCGATCAAACCGAGTCCCGCCGCCAACGCGCCGCGCGCCGGGCGGGGGAGTTTCCGTCCCCACCCGAGCCGCTGCCCCGTACGGTGATCGACAGCCACACCCACCTGGACATCACCGTGGCCGAGGCCGGGGTGACCGGCGGCCCGGCCGGTGCCGGTGACCCGTTCGCGGCGGGATCGGGCGACCCGGTCGCCGCCATGATCGAGGTGGCCGCCGGGGTCGGGGTCGACCGACTGGTGCAGGTCGGGGTCGACGTGGCCTCGTCCCGCTGGGGGGCCGAGGTGGCCCGGCAACATCGAGCGGTGGTCGCCACCGTCGCGCTGCACCCCAACGAGGCACCCCGACTCGCCGACCTGGACGAGGCGCTGCGCCAGATCGAGGCGCTCGCCGCCGAGGAGCGGGTACGCGGTATCGGCGAGACCGGGATGGACTTCTTCCGTACGGGGGACGAGGGGCGGGCCGCCCAGGAGCTGAGCTTCCGGGCGCACATCGCCATCGCCAAGCGGTACGGCAAACCCCTGGTGATCCATGACCGGGACGCGCACGCCGACGTGCTGCGGGTCCTCGACGAGGAGGGTGCCCCGCAGACCGTGGTGCTGCACTGCTTCTCCGGCGACGCCGAGTTCGCCACCGAGTGTCTCCGCCGGGGGTACGTGCTCAGCTTCGCCGGCACGGTCACCTTCGCCAGCGCCCACGCGCTGCGGGCAGCCGCCCGGATCACCCCGCTGGACCAACTGCTGGTCGAGACCGACGCGCCCTACCTCACCCCCACGCCGCATCGGGGTCGGCCCAACGGGTCGTACCTGATTCCGCTCACCGTCCGGTCGCTGGCCGAGACCACCGGGGCGGACCTGAC is a window of Micromonospora polyrhachis DNA encoding:
- a CDS encoding TatD family hydrolase; translation: MLTVMSDQTESRRQRAARRAGEFPSPPEPLPRTVIDSHTHLDITVAEAGVTGGPAGAGDPFAAGSGDPVAAMIEVAAGVGVDRLVQVGVDVASSRWGAEVARQHRAVVATVALHPNEAPRLADLDEALRQIEALAAEERVRGIGETGMDFFRTGDEGRAAQELSFRAHIAIAKRYGKPLVIHDRDAHADVLRVLDEEGAPQTVVLHCFSGDAEFATECLRRGYVLSFAGTVTFASAHALRAAARITPLDQLLVETDAPYLTPTPHRGRPNGSYLIPLTVRSLAETTGADLTELCTAISATGERVFGPW